The Nitrospira sp. sequence CGATCCTGCAGCCATCGACGGTGAAGCCAGCGGGCCTCCCAATTGAGCGGACCGAAACGATTCGTGCCACGACAACAGTTGCCAACGGCCGGCACGGCGTTCGAGCACGCCCGTTTCTCTTAAGGGAAGTACCGTCCGTTTCACGGCGGATCCTTCGCCGACATAGCGAGTATAGTCGAGCTCCATCGTAAACCAGGCCAGGTCGCCTTTCGTCCAGACCTTGAGCTCAGTAATCGGGATCTCAATCTTCTGCGTGTTGACAAATTCTTCACGCATTTCTTGTTCAAACTCCGGCCAGCCGACATATTTGCGACCACCGACCGAGTAACTGACGATATCGGCGTCATGCGCCATCAGGCGAGAAAGCGTCGGGAGATCTTTTTCGGCGTTGGCGCGTACCATCTGGCGAATGGCGGTTTCCGGATCGGGAGGTTCCGAGGCTCTCACGGTTGGAGCGAGACCGATGAGAAGGAGCAGGCTTCCACAAACAAACGATCCCGCACGGGGCATAGAGAACTCCATAGGCTTGCCAAGTTTCAAATGACCAAGAAACGTACACGGCCTGATGGGCCATGTCAACAACGAAGTACGACCTGACCTATCGACGGGCCACGACCACGACTGTCACGTTGTCTTCCCCTCCGCGATCCAGCGCCGCTGTAACGAGGCGCTCGCAGACCTGAGCGGGGTCGATGTCGCCATCGGCAAGAACGCGCTGAATGTCCTCATCCTCCAACATCTTGGTCAGACCATCCGAGCAGAGCAGTACAAGATCCTCATCGAGTATGGGGAATGCTGCGATGGTGGGGTTTGCCGCCGCCGACACGCCCAACGCACGGGTCAGGACATGCCGTTCAGGATGGGTTTTCGCCGATTGCGGCGTTAAGATACCGCGCTCCAGATATTTTTCGATCACACTATGATCTTTGGTCAGCGGAGTAAGCGTGCCCGATCGAAATCGGTAGGCGCGGCTGTCGCCGACATGAGCGAGATACGCAACCGGTGTTTGAGTCGGCACAATCGCGAGCAGCACAATGGTCGTGCCCATCCCTTTCAGCTTCGATTTCGATTTGGCTCGATCGAGGATCGCCTCATGCGCCCGGCTGATCAGGTCAGTCAACACATCCGTCGGAGGCACCTGACCATTTCGAAGCAGGTCACTCGCCGACGCTGCTTGGGCTTGGATCGTCGCGATGGCCACCTGGGCCGCGATTTCGCCGCCGGCATGCCCGCCCATCCCATCCGCCACAGCCCAAATTCCCAAATGATCAATGATAGCGTACGCATCCTGATTCATGGTGCGAACCAGGCCGATCTCGCTCCGACCGATGCCGATCCAAGCGCTCATCGGGAATATGCCGGCTGAAGGCCGTTGGATAATGAGGAGAGACCAAACCGGTCAAGCAGGTCTTCCAGCAAGTGGCGTCCTCCGGCAGGCTCCGTGTCCGGAAGAAGGATGAAGTTGGAAGTGAGCATAGGGAGGGATTGTAACCTTGATTTCGCCTAGGAGACAAGCTAGAGTTCGTACCGCCACGAAGGTTGCAGTTGGTAGATTGCTGACATGATTGTGCCGGCGAAGCGAATCCGCATTACGATAGCTGGAGTTCGGCTGGAGGCGGAACTGAGAAAGACTAAGACGGCGGACCAAGTGTACGCGGCACTTCCGGTCAAGGCTGCCGTTAATACATGGGGGGAAGAGTTTTACTTTCCAATTCCCGGAGTTCGCGACCATCGGGAAACGGCGACGACTCAGGTGAAGATCGGAGACATCGCCTTCTGGGGAGCGGGGCAGGTTCTGGCCATCTTTTTTGGGCGAACACCGATGAGTTTGGGTGCTGATCCAGTCCCGGCGGATCGAGTGAATATTATCGGAACGATTATAGGGGATGCGACGCAACTCCGACGAGTAATGGATGCATCGACGATCCTAGTTGAACCGGGGTGAAGACGATGCGGCTCTCGAAAGAACGTGTACGACATATGGCCGAGAGCCTCGCGGGGCATCTCCAAGGGGAGAAACATGTTGAGCTGGTCGGAGAACGCAAGGCATTCATCGATGCCCTCGATCAGGCCATTACGCACGAGTTATCGGCAGAGGATCGTGTGAACGCAGAAGTGCGGCACATGCTGAAGGCGTATGAACAGCAAATCGAGCAGGGACAGGTTGACTATCAAAAGATGTTTCAGATGGTGAAGCAGAAGTTGGTTCGTGAACGGGGCATCATTCTATAAAACGTGAAACGTGAAGCGTATTTCGTGAAGGGCTTGCGAACGACGAGATACGAGCGGCCCACGTCGTGTGTCGCATGTTGAGCGAGGAGAAGGTCAGTCATCTGTCCCATGTGGTTCTCACAGCTATCAAGAAAAATACCGGCACCAAGGTCAAGAGCGGGGACGAGCGGGTCTTGAAAGAGATCAAGCGGGTATTGGCTGCCGAGTTGGCGCAGGAACAGGAGATCGATCGAATAGTGAGAGCGAAGTTGTTATCCTATTCGCGGGGCATTGTCGAAGGGAGTGCTGAGTGGGACGTGCTCTATCGGAAGACGTTCGAAGAGGAAACGCGCAAACACACGAAAACCTGAGGCAGAGGTAGCGCCGTTATGGGAAGGACCATACAACGATTGGCAGTTCTGGGTGTCGTACTGATACTTGTAAGCGCAACCGCGTGCTCACAGAAGCGCAAGCCCCTCGTGCCGCTTGCGCTCGACGGGGAAGTGAAGTCTCAGGCTACGGTCTTGACGGAGCAGGGAACACAGGCCTACCAGGCGAAACAGTTCGAAGAAGCCAAGCGGTACTTTGAGCAAGCGGTCGCCGCGGCCCCGGAGTCCGGCCCTGCCCATTACAACTATGCCTTGGCATTGAATGCGCTGGGCGATTCGGACGTTGCTCGGCAACATTTTTTGGAGGCTGCAGATTTGTCTCCCGGAGACAAAACCATCTGGGATTCGCCGGCGCTCTCGCCGTACGGAAGTCCTGAAACCAAGAATCGCACAAAATCGCGTCCCTATGGGACGACCCGGCCGAACTTTGGCGCCCCTCGCTATTAATGAAGGATGGATCAATGACGAAAGAACTTGCAGTCGGAGACAACGCGCCGGAACTCGCAATCCCGGACCAGCATGGGAAAACCGTGACCTTGAAGAACTTCAAGGGCAAACAGGTCGTGTTGTACTTCTATCCGAAAGACGATACACCGGGGTGTACGAAGGAGTCTTGTGACTTTCGTGATGTGGAGTCGCAGATTCTTCGGGCGGGCGGCAGCATTGTGGGCGTGAGTCTGGACGGCAAAGAGTCCCACCAGAAATTCATCAAGAAATTCGGGCTCCCGTTTCCGTTGCTCAGCGATGAAGATGCCGCAATCTCGAAGGCGTACGGGGTCTACAAAGAGAAGAACATGTACGGGAAAAAGTATTGGGGCATTGAACGCAGCACCTTCGTCATCGATTCCGACGGCAAGCTCAAGGCGATTTTTCGGAAGGTCAAAGTCGATGGACATGCAGACGAAGTCCTCAAAGCACTGAAAGCATAGCGGAAAGTCCGTCGGCTGTGCAGTTTCCGGCCATCATCTCCTGCAGACTCTGGTTCCTTCTCATTTCTTGCTTCGGTATGTCCGTCAATGCCGCCCTCCTCGAGGCTGGGGAAAAAGTCGCTGCAACCATCCTCGTCAAAGATGCGCTGACGTCTCCCAATCAGCCGACCACCATTGAAGCGAAATTGATCACGAAGGGGTTTTTCACGAGTGCGATGCTCGGTGGAGAACCGCTCGAATTGGTGATCGATGGAAAAACGGTCGCCACCGCCATGACCGGCGGGGATGGAAAAGCCTTCTTGGCCTATACCCCCAAGGCGCAAGGCCTGGTACAGGTTCACGTCCGTGTCGGCAACAGCCCACGAGTGGCGTCCACGGAGGGCCAAGCCAATCTGGTGATATGGGAAAAAAGAAATCCCATCATTATGATCGAGCTGTCTTCGCTGATCGAGGAATCGCCACCCAGTCGAGTGCCTGCCGTCGGATTGACGCTGGAATCAGCACAAAAACCGATGCCCGAGGCGGCGGATGAACTCGGGAAGCTCACACAGTTTTACTACCGAGTCATCTATCTTGTCTTCTTGCCGGGAGGGAGGGATGGGTTTCAGGCGACCGCAGAAGCCAGAGACTGGCTCAAGACATACAAGTTTCCCACGGGCTATGTGATGGCGTTACCGCCGGATGCCAATGCCTTGGGAGCAAAAGTTGACGAGTTCCACGCTGCAGGTTGGAAGACGATCAAGACCGGGATCGGGCGCTCACGAATCTTCGCCGAGGCCTTCCTGCAACGTCGCCTCGACGCGATCATCGTTCCTGAACCACTAAAAGGCGAAATTCCGCGCAAAGCGAAAGTGGCGAAGGATTGGAAAGCCGTCAGGAAGAAGCTCTAGTACCCGCCCATTCCCCCATACCCGCCTGGGCCGTAACTGGATGGCGAAGGAGGAGCGGTATGACTTCTATAGGCACTCGAGTGAACGATGGCGGGGTTGGCCGGCGCGAGCTCAGCGGCTCTTTTAAAATGGGCCGTCGCCTCCGCATGAAGGCCCAGTTTGTCGAGCGTCAAGGCCAAATTGAAGTGAGATTCGGCAAGGTTCGGATCAGCTTCGGTGGCTGAGGTGAAGTGAGCTCTGGCATCCGGCCAATGCCCCATCTCATAGTGGGTAATCCCTTCCGCGTTGTGACGGACGGCGATGGCACTGCTTTCGGGAGCGGCGGGCAGCGGTGCGGGTGTGGACGCACAACCATAGTGCAGGAGAACGAGGGTGAGTGCGGCGGTACATCGGACGAGATTCATAGTTCACCCCCTCGGTCCCTCGGACAAGGTCTGCGGTCATTCAGACGTTCTGTGTCGGCTGACTGAGTGCATGCTCAACGGGAGGAGCGCGCACCCAAACCTCTCCGTGTTGTTCCCGCGAGCGGCCTCCTTACTGAAGCTGGTACTTCGCCATGCGATAGCGAAGTGTGTTGCGCGTCATCTTGAGGAGACGGCTGGCTTCCGATACGTTGCCCGAGGTTTTTTTCAACGCCTCTTCCAGTATCTTCTTCTCCATCTCCTGGAACGACAACCCAAAGGCCAGCAGCGACGGTCTGGGTTCTAGACTCAGGGTATCTGTTGAGGGACGGGCTTTCACAGAAGCCGGTAAATGGTGGGGCTCGATCATCTCTTCTTTGCACGTAATCGTCAGCCATTCGACGACGTTGTGCAGTTCCCGGACGTTGCCGGGCCACTCGTGCTTCTGAAGAACGGCAAGAGTCGATGGCGCAACGGTCTTGATGCGGCACCCGCGTTCCTTTCTGGCCCGATCCAAAAAAATCAGGAGAATCGGCTCAATGTCTTCAAGCCGCTCACGCAAGGGGGGAATGCGTAACTGATACACATTCAGCCGATAGTAGAGATCGAGTCGGAACCGGCCGGCTTTGATACGTGCGAGCAGGTCTTCATTCGTAGCGGCGATGATTCGGATGTTCACTTTGTGGCTTCGAGTATCGCCCAACGGATCGATCGTGTGGTTTTCCAGCACCCGCAGGAGTTTGGCTTGGGCCATTGGGCTCATTTCTCCGATTTCGTCGAGAAAGAGCGTGCCCCCCTCAGCCATTTGAAAGCGGCCAGGCTTGGCCCGCTTGGCGTCGGTGAAGGCGCCGGATTCATACCCGAATAGTTCGGCTTCCAAGAGATTTTCAGGAATGCCGGCGCAATTCAGCGCAACCAGCGGACCGGCGGCTCGTGGACTCTCACGGTGAATGGCCTCTGCAAATAGTTCCTTGCCCGTTCCACTTTCTCCGGAAATGAGAACGGTCGCATCGGACGATGCCACTTCTTTGGCCAGTTGCTTCATCAGGTTCATTTGCGGCGAGACGCTGATGATCGAGGCGAACGGATCATGCGGAGAGAAGGATGGAACAGGCCAAGGTTGGTGAAGTGCTCGAGCAACGGCAGTCTGCAAATCTTCCAGAAGAATCGGCTTGGTCAAGCAATCCGCCGCGCCGGCGCGCATGATCTCAACCGCGTCTTTGACGGAATCGCGATCCCCGATCGCAACCACAGCCGGGAATCCAGGACCCTGGCGGGCATATTCAAGCAGGGGGGCCAGCGTATGCGGACTCCCTTCGCCGACAACCAGAGATGGCGAAATTTTCGACCAGAGAATAAGTCCCTCTGATACCGTGCCCGCCGAGTGCACGCTTGAGTGGGGAAATGCGGTTTGAAGGAGCCGCCTGAGACCGGGGTCTTTTGAGATCAAGAGGAACACGGGAAGGTTCATCGGAGTGCTCCTTATTTGGGACTCCTAAAGAACCAGTGCAACTTATTCTAAGCCTACACCCATTTGGGTGAGGAAGAAAAGGGTATAGATGAGAGGGGCAAGAATCCCAGGTGGCATTAAGGTGCTTGGAGCTCTGAGCAGCTTAAGTCCGGCGAGTCAATCTGGTTAGCTTCTTCTGGGTCTGGAGGATGGATGGGGAGGGAAAACGAGCTGTAGGTCGAACGGGTCGACCTACAGCTCGTTTCGAAATGCACGATGCTGGATGTCTTCAGCGGTTATTCAGCGTCATTACAGAAGGTCCGTTCGTAGGCAATAATCGTCCAGGCTTCCTCTTCGGTGAGCACGCCGCCCTTCACAAGGGCCGGCATGCCGGTGCCGGGACTCCCGTTCTTGACGACCCAGAAGAGTTCCCCGTCGTTCCGCTTCTTATGAAACTTGCAGTTCGTGAAGTTTCGGGGACCCGGCGACAACAACATCCCACCGGCGCCTTCTCCGTTTCCGTTCTGGTTGTGACAATTCGCACAGGTGCCCTTGCCTTCATAGAGTTCCTTACCTTTGGCGAGCACCTCTGGTGTGACG is a genomic window containing:
- a CDS encoding DUF507 family protein, whose translation is MCRMLSEEKVSHLSHVVLTAIKKNTGTKVKSGDERVLKEIKRVLAAELAQEQEIDRIVRAKLLSYSRGIVEGSAEWDVLYRKTFEEETRKHTKT
- a CDS encoding DUF507 family protein, whose protein sequence is MRLSKERVRHMAESLAGHLQGEKHVELVGERKAFIDALDQAITHELSAEDRVNAEVRHMLKAYEQQIEQGQVDYQKMFQMVKQKLVRERGIIL
- a CDS encoding tetratricopeptide repeat protein; this encodes MNLVRCTAALTLVLLHYGCASTPAPLPAAPESSAIAVRHNAEGITHYEMGHWPDARAHFTSATEADPNLAESHFNLALTLDKLGLHAEATAHFKRAAELAPANPAIVHSSAYRSHTAPPSPSSYGPGGYGGMGGY
- a CDS encoding cytochrome c, encoding MRGKRLIMTVCSIVAVASWSTAGWAAPEADPLKPRVPEAERPDARKMKSPITVTPEVLAKGKELYEGKGTCANCHNQNGNGEGAGGMLLSPGPRNFTNCKFHKKRNDGELFWVVKNGSPGTGMPALVKGGVLTEEEAWTIIAYERTFCNDAE
- a CDS encoding tetratricopeptide repeat protein, encoding MGRTIQRLAVLGVVLILVSATACSQKRKPLVPLALDGEVKSQATVLTEQGTQAYQAKQFEEAKRYFEQAVAAAPESGPAHYNYALALNALGDSDVARQHFLEAADLSPGDKTIWDSPALSPYGSPETKNRTKSRPYGTTRPNFGAPRY
- a CDS encoding nuclear transport factor 2 family protein, whose protein sequence is MPRAGSFVCGSLLLLIGLAPTVRASEPPDPETAIRQMVRANAEKDLPTLSRLMAHDADIVSYSVGGRKYVGWPEFEQEMREEFVNTQKIEIPITELKVWTKGDLAWFTMELDYTRYVGEGSAVKRTVLPLRETGVLERRAGRWQLLSWHESFRSAQLGGPLASPSMAAGSQKLVSGAAAAMPDVSGEWDILEVEDEKRYKATLDKNGNGPYTQHGGRFVTTKIENRLWQGTWHQPGNDREGGFEVLLSEDGTQAKGIWWYTRVDTRKNIPPKEHGGTYHWKKVTPSPASVQ
- a CDS encoding sigma-54-dependent Fis family transcriptional regulator, translating into MNLPVFLLISKDPGLRRLLQTAFPHSSVHSAGTVSEGLILWSKISPSLVVGEGSPHTLAPLLEYARQGPGFPAVVAIGDRDSVKDAVEIMRAGAADCLTKPILLEDLQTAVARALHQPWPVPSFSPHDPFASIISVSPQMNLMKQLAKEVASSDATVLISGESGTGKELFAEAIHRESPRAAGPLVALNCAGIPENLLEAELFGYESGAFTDAKRAKPGRFQMAEGGTLFLDEIGEMSPMAQAKLLRVLENHTIDPLGDTRSHKVNIRIIAATNEDLLARIKAGRFRLDLYYRLNVYQLRIPPLRERLEDIEPILLIFLDRARKERGCRIKTVAPSTLAVLQKHEWPGNVRELHNVVEWLTITCKEEMIEPHHLPASVKARPSTDTLSLEPRPSLLAFGLSFQEMEKKILEEALKKTSGNVSEASRLLKMTRNTLRYRMAKYQLQ
- the bcp gene encoding thioredoxin-dependent thiol peroxidase codes for the protein MTKELAVGDNAPELAIPDQHGKTVTLKNFKGKQVVLYFYPKDDTPGCTKESCDFRDVESQILRAGGSIVGVSLDGKESHQKFIKKFGLPFPLLSDEDAAISKAYGVYKEKNMYGKKYWGIERSTFVIDSDGKLKAIFRKVKVDGHADEVLKALKA
- a CDS encoding Stp1/IreP family PP2C-type Ser/Thr phosphatase, translating into MSAWIGIGRSEIGLVRTMNQDAYAIIDHLGIWAVADGMGGHAGGEIAAQVAIATIQAQAASASDLLRNGQVPPTDVLTDLISRAHEAILDRAKSKSKLKGMGTTIVLLAIVPTQTPVAYLAHVGDSRAYRFRSGTLTPLTKDHSVIEKYLERGILTPQSAKTHPERHVLTRALGVSAAANPTIAAFPILDEDLVLLCSDGLTKMLEDEDIQRVLADGDIDPAQVCERLVTAALDRGGEDNVTVVVVARR